A window of Tatumella citrea genomic DNA:
CCCGGACGCTGGTAACGTCCATCAGTTTGGTCAGTTGCGCTGTCAGTAAATCAATCGGACGCAGGCTGGTCACAGTCATTGCGATACTGACATGCTCGCTGTCGTGCGCCTGAGACATATTCATGGCGCAGATGCGGAATCCCCGGTGGCGAACCACCCGCAAAATACGCTCTAATATTTCAGGGCGGTACTGTGCTTCGATAGACAATTGATGCTGGTTCATAAGGTTTCCTCGATCATATCGGCATTACTGGCGCCAGGCGGAACCAATGGCCAGACGTTTTCATACTCATCAATGCTGACATGCAGGAAATATGGACCGTCACTGTTCAGCATAGCTTCCAGCGCACCATCAATCTGGTCTTTACGACTGATTCTCTGCCCCGGGATACCAAAAGCACTCGCCAGAGTCAGGAAGTCCGGGTTATCCGTCAGATACGTTTCGCTGTAGCGTTGGTCAAAAAATAATTGCTGCCACTGGCGTACCATGCCCAGTCGCTGGTTATCCAGCAGCAGAATTTTTACCGGCAGCTTACGCCGTTTAATGGTACCCAGCTCCTGAATATTCATCATTATCGAGCCGTCTCCCGAAACGCAGATCACAGGGTCCTGCGGGCAGGCAACCTGCGCCCCAACTGCTGCCGGTAAACCAAACCCCATGGTTCCGAGACCACTGGAGGTGATAAAACGATCCGGAGCATCAAAGTCCATATGCTGAGCAGCCCACATCTGATGCTGACCTACATCGGTCGTTACAATGGTCTGCGGAGATTTTCGCTCTGAGAGGGTTTTTAACAATGCCGGGGCAAAAATAGCCTCACCCGGATGATTATATGCAGGGGTAAAATCCCGCTTCATCGCCGCCGCAGAACTCCGCCATTCAGCAATGTCCATCGGCTGAACCAGGGCCGGTAATAACTGCTGCAGGCTACCCTGCAACGAAACATGCGCCCTGCGCAGTTTATTCAGCTCTGCAGGATCAATATCCAGATGGATAACAGCAGCATTAGGCGCAAAAGTATCCAGTTTGCCGGTAACCCTGTCATCAAAGCGAGCGCCGACAGCGATCAGCAAATCGCATTCCTGCACTGCCAGGTTTGCGGCTTTACTGCCATGCATACCCAGCATTCCCAGGTAAGTTTCATCCTCGGCGGATACTGAGCCCAGGCCTTTCAGTGTGCATACTGAAGGGATACCGGTAGTTTTCAGAAACTGACGCAGTGCCGGAACAGCACCGGCAATACCCACGCCACCACCGGCATAAATCACCGGCTTTTTCGACCGGACCATTAACTGTCGTGCTGCTGTCAGCTCAGCTTCTGGCAACGGCAACATGTCAGCAGCTTGTGGCTGGCTCTCAACAAAATCTGCGGAACCCAGCTGAATATCTTTAGGAATATCGACCAGAACCGGCCCCGGGCGACCAGATGCGGCAATCTCGAAAGCACTGGCGAGTACCGCCGGCAGCTCTTCCAGCGACTGAACCAGAAAACTATGTTTGGTACAGGCCAGCGATAAGCCTAAAACATCGATTTCCTGAAATGCATCGGTACCCATTACAGCAGAAGAGACCTGTCCGGTGATTGCCACCACAGGTACGGAATCCATCATTGCATCGGCCAGTCCGGTAATCAGATTTGTTGCTCCCGGACCAGAGGTTGCAATACACACTCCGGTTTTTCCTGTTGCCCGCGCATAGCCAATCGCTGCCATAACCGCACCTTGTTCATGCCGGCACAGCAGGTGTTCCACACCACCATCATAGAGTGCATCGTAGACTGGCATGATTGCCCCGCCCGGATACCCAAAAACGGTTTGAATCCCTTGTGTCCGTAATGCCTGAAC
This region includes:
- the ilvM gene encoding acetolactate synthase 2 small subunit produces the protein MNQHQLSIEAQYRPEILERILRVVRHRGFRICAMNMSQAHDSEHVSIAMTVTSLRPIDLLTAQLTKLMDVTSVRVTQQTTQQIHAEA
- the ilvG gene encoding acetolactate synthase 2 catalytic subunit; this encodes MTGAQWVVQALRTQGIQTVFGYPGGAIMPVYDALYDGGVEHLLCRHEQGAVMAAIGYARATGKTGVCIATSGPGATNLITGLADAMMDSVPVVAITGQVSSAVMGTDAFQEIDVLGLSLACTKHSFLVQSLEELPAVLASAFEIAASGRPGPVLVDIPKDIQLGSADFVESQPQAADMLPLPEAELTAARQLMVRSKKPVIYAGGGVGIAGAVPALRQFLKTTGIPSVCTLKGLGSVSAEDETYLGMLGMHGSKAANLAVQECDLLIAVGARFDDRVTGKLDTFAPNAAVIHLDIDPAELNKLRRAHVSLQGSLQQLLPALVQPMDIAEWRSSAAAMKRDFTPAYNHPGEAIFAPALLKTLSERKSPQTIVTTDVGQHQMWAAQHMDFDAPDRFITSSGLGTMGFGLPAAVGAQVACPQDPVICVSGDGSIMMNIQELGTIKRRKLPVKILLLDNQRLGMVRQWQQLFFDQRYSETYLTDNPDFLTLASAFGIPGQRISRKDQIDGALEAMLNSDGPYFLHVSIDEYENVWPLVPPGASNADMIEETL